TGAAACGATATCAACCAAAGCGACCTGTAATATAATCTTCTGTACGCTTATCTGAAGGAGTCGTAAATAATTTGTTTGTATCTGTATACTCCACAACTTCCCCGCTTAAGAAGAAAGCTGTTTTGTCTGAAATACGCGCTGCTTGTTGCATATTATGCGTTACGATAACAATACTAAAATCTTTCTTTAGCTCTTGAATTAATTCTTCTACTTTTAATGTTGAAATTGGGTCTAATGCCGATGTTGGCTCATCCATTAAAATAACGTCTGGCTCAATAGCTAAGCAGCGTGCGATGCATAGACGCTGTTGCTGTCCACCAGATAAACCATATGCATTATCGTGCAAACGATCTTTTAACTCATCCCAAATCGCTGCTCCACGTAAACTTTTTTCAACAATTTCATCTAATGCCTTTTTGTCACGAATACCATGGATTTTTGGACCGTATGCTACATTCTCATAAATAGATTTTGGAAATGGATTTGGCTTTTGGAACACCATTCCTACATGCGTTCTTAATTCTTCAACTGGATATGATTTATCAAATATATTGCGTTCTCTATACTCAATTACACCTGTAGTTCGAACGATCGGTACTAGCTCTACCATGCGATTTAATGTTTTTAAGTAAGTTGATTTACCACAGCCACTTGGACCGATAATGGCTGTAACTTCATTCTCATGAATACTTAAATTAATATCTTTTAAAGCATGGTCTTCCCCATACCATAAATTTAAGTTTTTCGTATCAAATACTACCTTCTTTGGCGCAGTCTCGATTTTCTCTTCGTTTTTCACCTGTACATTTACTACTGTTGCTACCATTTGAATTCCCCTTTCATCCACTTCCAACTTATTTTCGATTTCGTAACCATAA
This genomic interval from Bacillus thuringiensis contains the following:
- the pstB gene encoding phosphate ABC transporter ATP-binding protein; the encoded protein is MVATVVNVQVKNEEKIETAPKKVVFDTKNLNLWYGEDHALKDINLSIHENEVTAIIGPSGCGKSTYLKTLNRMVELVPIVRTTGVIEYRERNIFDKSYPVEELRTHVGMVFQKPNPFPKSIYENVAYGPKIHGIRDKKALDEIVEKSLRGAAIWDELKDRLHDNAYGLSGGQQQRLCIARCLAIEPDVILMDEPTSALDPISTLKVEELIQELKKDFSIVIVTHNMQQAARISDKTAFFLSGEVVEYTDTNKLFTTPSDKRTEDYITGRFG